From Haloplanus vescus:
TGTTCGAATCATACGATATGGTACGACCGATATGGATATAACTCCCACTGCGACGCTACACTATCGAGAACGAGGGGAGTCCGAACAGTAGCGGCTTCGAACCGGGCACGACGCGCAGAGGCCGCTTGTCGAATGGGCGTCCTGAATCCTTATGGATTCGGGGCATACAGGGCGTAGAGGATAGACAGCATCCCGGCTGCGGTGACGAGTGCTGCGACGAATCCTGCTTCGAAGATCGACACCTGGAGGAGTTCGAAGAGGACGCCTTCAAGGAGGCCGCCAAGCCCGACCAATGCGAAGCCGGCGGCGACGTACAGGAGTAACTGCGTGTGATGTCGTTGGTACCCGCGATAGGCCTGATATGCGATGACCAGTGCTAACGCGGTCGTGAACAGTTTGCCGATGACGAATAGCGTGTGGTCCATGATTCAGTCTCCCCGCATTTCCTCGAAGATGGTCGTAATCCGGTCGGCGGGGTCAGGCCGGATGTCGATGTTGACGTCGAAGCCCTCCGCCTGCAGGAGGATTTCGATGCGTTCGAGGCGCGCCTCATACTCGCTGTAGTGTCGTCCCCCGGGGTCGACGTGCGTATACTCCTCGAGGAGGCCCTGCTCGACGAGGCGGGTGACACGGCGTGAGACGGTCGGGCGTGACATGTCACATTCCTCGCTGAGTTCCTTCGCAGACAGTCGGTCGGTCTTCGTCGCCACGAGGATGTCGCGAGCGTACTCGTCGTTGAGTGTAGCGAAGATTTCCGACGGGTCGGACTCCTCGGTCACACGTCTCTACTCGCGACAGGAGCGTAATATAGCCCGCCGATTTTCTGACTCAGAACGCCGGCTCGCTACTATATCGTCTCTGCCTCCGTACTGATAGTTGAAGGTGCAATAACTATGTCCACACTTGACTCCGGCATGAACCAGCTCGAGAGCAGAGTCGGCGGCCTGACCGTCGGCGGGAAAGTTCACAGTCTCAGTGCGTGGTTCGTGCTCGCGCTCCGTCTCATGATGGGGTACGCGTTCGCGTACTCTGGGTTCACGAAGATCACCGGCGAGTTCGGCGCTGGCGGCTACCTGTCGAACGTCGCGGCGACCAACGGGAACCCGCTCGCGGGCCTGTTCGCGTGGATGGGCTCGACGCCGTGGTTCGTCGAATTCGCCAACGTCGCTGTCCCGTGGGGCGAGCTGTTCATCGGACTGGGCCTGCTCGTCGGCGCGTTCGTCCGCCTCGCGGCGTTCTTCGGCGCGCTCATGATGCTCATGTTCTACTTCGGCAACTGGGACATGGGCCACGGGTTCATCAACGGGGACTTCGCGTACATGCTCGTGTTCCTCGCGGTCGCCGCGTTCGCCGCGGGCCGCATCCTCGGACTCGACCAGTACATCGAGAACTACGACATCGACGGCGAGACGCTCGTCGAGCGCTACCCAGCCCTCGAATACATCCTCGGCTAACCACGCCGAGACCGTTGGGAGTACACCAATGCAAAATCCAATTCAAGCACGCGGGATTCGTTCTCTGGGACTCATCGTCGTCGGAGCGCTGGCTCTGGCCGTCGTCGCCGGAATGGCGCTAACACACGCGACTGTCCCAGATGCAATGATGTGGGGGTGGCACGACGGGATGTGGAACGACGGCCACATGGCCGGATGGGGTAGCTGGGGCTGGGGGATGATGCTGTTCGGGCTCCTGTGGATGGCACTCCTCATCGCCGTCCCCCTCGGTTTCATCTACTGGCTGGGAACGCGGTCGCAATCGAACGGCCCCGCTGAGGATAGCGCACTCGCCGTCCTCCAAAAGCGGTACGCCCGTGGCGAGATCGACGGCGAGGAGTTTGACCGCCGTCGCGCCCGTCTCACACCAGATGATGGACGGTAACGGACGGTCGTTTCCTACTCGCTGACTTCTGTTTTCACGACGGTTGCCGGACGCGTCGTCAGCCGAAGGACGCGGTCGGTGACACTTCCGAGCAACGCACGATATTCGTCGGGCCGGCGTTTGGTACCGAGCACGAGGAGATCGGCGTCACAGTCGTCTGCGTGGTCCACGATGGTCTCAGCGGGGCGGCCATGTTGCATTGCCGTCTCGACATCGACATCGGTTTCTGCGGCTCGACGTCGGAGTTCGGAAAGCGTCTCCTCGCCGTGTTCTTCGAGGCCGTGTTCGGGACCTTCGGCTTCGTCGACGTACTCGTCCCCGCTGTACGCAGTTACGACATCCTCGTCAACGACGTAGAGCACATGGAGGACTGCGTTGTGAGCGGCTGCGAGCTCGAGTGCATGCGTTTCAGCATCTTCAGACGCAACAGTTCCATCGGTCGACAGGAGAATTCGGTCGTACATTCAGTCAGAATTCAAAGGCGGGTAACATAAATTCGGCTTCCAATTCTCTCTGCTCAAGAGTCACGGTAGCGTGTTCAGTATGGCCGCGTCAGCGGATGTGTCCAAGCACGACTGACGTACTCAATCGAGACTGTGAACCATCAACGAGCTGTCCGTCAGTGGTCGTGTCCCTCCATCACCATCGGATGCCCGGTGGCGTATTCGTCCGGGTTTTCCCCGAAGGTCTCCTTGCAGGTCTGCGAGCAGAAGTAGTACGTCTCGCCGTCGTGCGCCGCCGATGGCTCGCTGTCGTCAGTCCGCATCCCACAGACGGGGTCGCGGTACTGGCCGGGCGCACCGAGACCGCGACGATAAACATACAGCAGGAACCCGGAGAGCGCGAACGCGATGAGGTTGAGATAGAACGTGTAGTTGAGTTTGAAGTACGTCTGCT
This genomic window contains:
- a CDS encoding universal stress protein, with the translated sequence MYDRILLSTDGTVASEDAETHALELAAAHNAVLHVLYVVDEDVVTAYSGDEYVDEAEGPEHGLEEHGEETLSELRRRAAETDVDVETAMQHGRPAETIVDHADDCDADLLVLGTKRRPDEYRALLGSVTDRVLRLTTRPATVVKTEVSE
- a CDS encoding ArsR/SmtB family transcription factor, which produces MTEESDPSEIFATLNDEYARDILVATKTDRLSAKELSEECDMSRPTVSRRVTRLVEQGLLEEYTHVDPGGRHYSEYEARLERIEILLQAEGFDVNIDIRPDPADRITTIFEEMRGD
- a CDS encoding SHOCT domain-containing protein: MQNPIQARGIRSLGLIVVGALALAVVAGMALTHATVPDAMMWGWHDGMWNDGHMAGWGSWGWGMMLFGLLWMALLIAVPLGFIYWLGTRSQSNGPAEDSALAVLQKRYARGEIDGEEFDRRRARLTPDDGR
- a CDS encoding DoxX family protein; its protein translation is MSTLDSGMNQLESRVGGLTVGGKVHSLSAWFVLALRLMMGYAFAYSGFTKITGEFGAGGYLSNVAATNGNPLAGLFAWMGSTPWFVEFANVAVPWGELFIGLGLLVGAFVRLAAFFGALMMLMFYFGNWDMGHGFINGDFAYMLVFLAVAAFAAGRILGLDQYIENYDIDGETLVERYPALEYILG
- a CDS encoding DUF7521 family protein, coding for MDHTLFVIGKLFTTALALVIAYQAYRGYQRHHTQLLLYVAAGFALVGLGGLLEGVLFELLQVSIFEAGFVAALVTAAGMLSILYALYAPNP